The Elusimicrobiota bacterium genome window below encodes:
- a CDS encoding triose-phosphate isomerase: MRKPLLAANWKMNKTLEEVREFAQEFKRKLPHGTIGHVDIVICPVFVHITALSLDHLLPAGIAVGAQDGHWEDKGAFTGCVSPAMLKDLKARYVIIGHSERRQYFHETNEMLTKKLLAALKAGLIPIFCVGERLQEREEGRTFKVLEEQMSVLRDVPAELVPDPSSFVLAYEPVWAIGTGKNAAPEQAQEVHHFLRETARRHWGAERAEGMRLLYGGSVTPENFSSLANGPDVDGGLVGGASLDSQKFLRLIEILTGK, translated from the coding sequence ATGCGCAAACCATTGCTGGCCGCTAACTGGAAAATGAACAAAACCTTGGAGGAGGTCCGGGAATTCGCCCAGGAGTTCAAGCGCAAGCTTCCCCATGGAACCATCGGCCATGTCGATATCGTGATTTGCCCGGTGTTCGTGCATATCACGGCTCTGTCGCTGGATCATTTATTGCCGGCCGGTATCGCCGTAGGCGCTCAGGATGGTCATTGGGAGGACAAGGGGGCGTTTACCGGATGCGTTTCGCCGGCGATGCTCAAAGATTTGAAGGCGCGCTATGTCATTATCGGGCATTCGGAGCGGCGGCAGTATTTCCATGAAACCAACGAGATGCTCACCAAAAAATTGTTGGCCGCGCTTAAGGCGGGATTAATCCCCATTTTCTGCGTCGGCGAACGGCTCCAAGAGCGGGAAGAGGGGCGCACCTTTAAGGTCTTGGAGGAGCAAATGTCCGTTTTAAGGGATGTTCCGGCCGAGCTCGTGCCCGATCCTTCGTCGTTTGTGCTGGCTTATGAGCCTGTTTGGGCCATCGGCACCGGCAAAAACGCCGCGCCGGAGCAAGCCCAGGAAGTCCATCATTTTTTGCGCGAGACCGCGCGCCGCCATTGGGGCGCGGAGCGCGCCGAGGGCATGCGCCTGCTTTACGGGGGCTCGGTGACGCCCGAAAATTTTTCTTCGCTGGCCAACGGCCCGGATGTGGACGGGGGCTTGGTCGGAGGGGCCAGCCTTGATTCTCAAAAATTTTTAAGATTAATCGAAATTTTAACGGGAAAATAA
- a CDS encoding threonylcarbamoyl-AMP synthase, which translates to MAAKLKTLPHEIKQIAGALRRGYLVIFPTETVYALAADGLDAGAKRRIYLAKGRAFDKPLQLLLPDAALIARYIDRRSLKKPLHRLAKRLWPGPLTVVFKANALGRRLSGGPTIGIRVPDHALARTILRLCKRPVLATSANRSGGPEPVRLRDIPAMVKKAAKYIAVEPEQIRRRNPSTVLDASVSPPRILREGAITQQKIERLLNRQ; encoded by the coding sequence ATGGCGGCAAAACTCAAAACTCTTCCGCATGAAATCAAGCAAATAGCCGGGGCTCTGCGCCGGGGTTATTTGGTCATTTTCCCGACGGAAACGGTTTATGCCCTGGCGGCCGACGGCCTCGATGCCGGCGCGAAGCGCCGCATTTATCTGGCCAAAGGACGCGCGTTCGACAAACCGCTGCAGCTTCTTTTGCCTGATGCCGCGTTGATCGCGCGTTATATCGATCGACGGTCGCTGAAAAAACCGCTGCACCGCCTCGCCAAACGCCTGTGGCCCGGACCGCTGACCGTCGTTTTTAAAGCGAACGCTCTGGGCCGACGCCTCTCAGGCGGCCCGACCATCGGCATCCGCGTCCCCGATCATGCCTTGGCCCGAACGATTCTTCGCCTGTGCAAAAGGCCGGTGCTGGCCACCAGCGCCAACCGATCGGGAGGTCCGGAACCCGTGCGCTTGCGCGACATTCCCGCGATGGTTAAAAAAGCGGCAAAATATATCGCAGTGGAACCTGAACAAATACGGCGGAGGAACCCCTCGACGGTGCTTGACGCATCCGTGTCGCCGCCGCGTATTTTGCGCGAGGGAGCGATCACTCAACAAAAAATCGAACGGCTGCTGAACCGTCAATGA
- a CDS encoding GAF domain-containing protein: MPNPEITADDLELLLETNRLLSSKLDIAELLYSIMDLAGRVMKVEASSVLLLDEKKKELYFDVAVGGAGEEIKGIRIPLGQGIAGWVAQEGKSVIVNDVSKDQRWKGGPGGSSGFETRRMMACPLQVKGKIIGVVEAINKAEGSDFTAAELRLFEAFASQAAVAIENARLFSSLRSEKQTIEETFNKMADGAMLVTSEGEILRMNNKAAAWFKDLNIQHLSDFDPQGYIWDPEPNGLLASPAKSGHLEIQRAKPVLLILSGSWARLAGPDGEENQMIFIFRDVTDVRREEMLQRNFLSVISHKLRTPLVAITGYLPFIKEEANKLSEHNRRALDAIDKESRHLAYLIEDLLRFTTVAGFTRDTKLAQNKSLASRLVEDALSKVAILIEGDGVSVVKNFDPQAQIMGDTVMLIDMIKNLMENAIRFNTKSGKVLKLGVRCEANAVLLSVEDNGPGIPPEERDRVFRGFRQIEQDFTGQVRGMGLGLAFVKKVIDLHRGSIELISRVGEGTTFTVTLPKAQDGV, translated from the coding sequence ATGCCTAATCCGGAAATCACGGCCGACGACTTAGAACTTCTTTTAGAAACCAATCGTCTTCTCTCTTCCAAACTCGATATCGCGGAGCTGCTGTATTCCATTATGGATTTGGCCGGTCGCGTCATGAAGGTGGAGGCCAGTTCGGTCTTGCTGCTTGACGAGAAGAAAAAAGAGCTTTATTTCGACGTCGCCGTGGGCGGGGCCGGGGAAGAGATCAAAGGCATCCGTATTCCGCTGGGACAAGGCATCGCCGGCTGGGTCGCCCAGGAAGGAAAATCCGTCATCGTCAACGATGTCAGCAAAGACCAGCGTTGGAAAGGCGGCCCCGGCGGCTCTTCGGGTTTTGAAACGCGCCGGATGATGGCCTGTCCCCTGCAAGTCAAGGGCAAGATCATCGGCGTTGTCGAGGCGATCAACAAGGCGGAGGGCTCGGACTTCACGGCGGCGGAATTGCGCCTGTTCGAGGCCTTCGCCAGCCAAGCCGCGGTGGCCATCGAAAACGCCCGCTTGTTTTCCAGCCTGCGCTCGGAAAAACAAACCATCGAGGAAACGTTCAATAAAATGGCCGACGGCGCCATGCTGGTGACGTCCGAAGGCGAAATCCTGCGCATGAACAACAAAGCGGCCGCCTGGTTCAAGGATTTGAATATTCAGCATTTGAGCGATTTCGACCCTCAGGGCTACATTTGGGACCCCGAGCCCAACGGCTTGTTGGCCAGCCCGGCCAAAAGCGGTCATCTTGAAATCCAACGGGCCAAACCCGTGCTGCTCATTCTTTCCGGTTCCTGGGCGCGTTTGGCGGGTCCCGACGGCGAAGAAAATCAAATGATTTTCATCTTTCGCGACGTCACCGACGTGCGCCGCGAGGAAATGTTGCAGAGAAATTTCCTTTCGGTGATTTCGCATAAGCTAAGAACGCCGTTGGTCGCGATCACCGGCTATCTGCCGTTCATTAAAGAAGAGGCAAATAAGCTTTCGGAGCATAATAGGCGCGCCTTAGACGCGATCGACAAGGAGAGCCGGCATCTGGCCTATCTCATTGAGGATTTGCTGCGGTTCACGACGGTCGCCGGTTTTACCAGGGACACCAAGCTGGCTCAAAACAAGTCATTGGCTTCGCGCTTGGTCGAAGACGCCTTGAGCAAAGTCGCTATTTTGATCGAGGGCGACGGCGTTTCCGTGGTCAAAAATTTCGATCCTCAGGCCCAGATCATGGGCGATACGGTGATGCTCATCGACATGATCAAAAACTTGATGGAAAATGCCATCCGCTTCAACACGAAAAGCGGCAAAGTTTTGAAATTAGGCGTCCGCTGCGAGGCCAATGCGGTGCTCCTGAGCGTCGAAGACAACGGCCCCGGTATTCCGCCGGAGGAGCGGGATCGGGTTTTTCGCGGATTTCGTCAAATCGAACAGGATTTCACCGGTCAAGTGCGCGGCATGGGCCTGGGTTTGGCGTTCGTCAAAAAAGTGATTGATTTGCATCGAGGCAGCATCGAGTTGATCAGCCGAGTCGGCGAAGGGACGACCTTCACCGTCACTTTGCCCAAAGCGCAGGACGGCGTTTGA
- a CDS encoding GAF domain-containing protein, with the protein MMENALDSILMHARAKIGSLMLLDPKSRFLRIVAARGFSKDVMDHVKKLTLAPGQGIAGHVYQTGEPYYLRDPRKDPLFVHQNITLGGNFQFLSLPIRDGQGAVIGVLNIHFPTELVLGPEDLDYICRLAGSLTNRLLAPAAPLPC; encoded by the coding sequence ATGATGGAAAACGCGCTGGACAGTATTCTAATGCACGCCCGAGCAAAAATCGGGTCCTTAATGCTCCTTGATCCGAAATCCCGGTTCCTGCGCATCGTCGCCGCGCGAGGATTCTCCAAGGACGTGATGGACCATGTCAAAAAATTGACGCTGGCGCCGGGGCAAGGCATCGCCGGGCATGTTTACCAAACGGGCGAACCCTATTACCTCAGGGACCCGCGCAAGGATCCACTGTTCGTCCACCAAAACATCACACTGGGCGGCAATTTTCAATTCCTTTCGCTTCCGATCAGGGACGGACAAGGCGCGGTGATCGGCGTCTTGAACATTCACTTCCCGACGGAATTGGTCCTTGGCCCCGAAGACCTCGATTATATCTGCCGCTTAGCCGGCAGCTTGACGAACCGGCTTCTGGCGCCCGCGGCTCCATTGCCCTGCTGA
- a CDS encoding TldD/PmbA family protein, which yields MTPAESDRRSFWDILWRYLPKGACYGDIHWQESRSLVVRLESGAIEQAAQTQDREAAWRCLKTPKGPTLLFSASDAHPKTLAALIDRELFRASRKKQLSRPLPDLQWFRHEAADSVAGQTLDGKVRFLLDLDRRMRVLGGPNLRQVTAHYAEAQTTVVQWTSEGTLIGEEKMLVNLSLYVLAESGRMRQGAYESIGGAGGWELIERADLGALADMVVRRALGKLEASPAPAGEFPIVIASSAGGTFLHEAVGHALEADAVLDGASPYFAGRLGRRVAAAGVTIVDDPTLPGARGSYRFDDEGVAARPTILVEDGILKDFLFDRAGGFRAGRASNGHGRREAPGNRPLPRMSNLFLKPGADNPEQIIGAVADGMLVTRMGGGEVDTATGQFMFEVEEGWRIKNGRLAGMIRDANLLGGGPEALRRISRIGRDLGWAVGTCGKGGQRVPVSDGLPTILIDKLLVGGNAK from the coding sequence TTGACGCCGGCGGAATCAGACCGGCGATCCTTTTGGGATATTCTTTGGCGCTATTTGCCTAAGGGGGCTTGTTACGGAGATATTCATTGGCAAGAGAGCCGCTCGCTCGTCGTTAGGCTTGAGTCCGGAGCCATCGAGCAGGCGGCCCAAACGCAAGATCGTGAAGCGGCTTGGCGCTGCCTGAAAACCCCAAAAGGCCCGACGCTTTTATTCAGCGCGTCGGACGCGCACCCCAAAACTTTGGCCGCTTTGATCGACCGGGAATTATTCCGAGCGTCGCGCAAAAAACAATTGTCGCGGCCTCTGCCGGATCTGCAATGGTTTCGCCATGAGGCGGCTGATTCCGTGGCCGGCCAAACCCTCGATGGCAAAGTTCGTTTTCTTCTCGATCTTGACCGCAGGATGCGCGTCTTGGGCGGTCCAAACCTGCGCCAGGTGACGGCCCATTATGCCGAGGCTCAAACCACGGTCGTTCAGTGGACAAGCGAGGGAACGCTCATCGGTGAGGAAAAAATGTTGGTGAATTTGAGCCTTTATGTGCTGGCTGAATCCGGGCGGATGCGTCAGGGAGCTTATGAGTCCATCGGCGGCGCGGGCGGATGGGAATTGATCGAACGTGCCGATCTCGGGGCCTTGGCGGACATGGTCGTGCGCCGCGCTTTGGGCAAACTGGAGGCTTCGCCCGCGCCGGCCGGCGAATTTCCGATTGTGATCGCGTCTTCAGCGGGCGGAACTTTTTTGCATGAAGCCGTCGGCCATGCCCTTGAAGCGGATGCGGTCTTAGATGGCGCCAGCCCTTATTTTGCGGGTCGGTTGGGGCGCCGCGTGGCGGCTGCGGGGGTGACCATCGTGGATGACCCGACGCTTCCGGGGGCGCGGGGCTCCTATCGTTTCGATGATGAAGGGGTGGCGGCCCGGCCTACGATTCTGGTTGAGGACGGCATCCTCAAGGATTTTCTTTTTGATCGCGCGGGCGGTTTTCGCGCCGGGCGCGCTTCCAACGGCCATGGCCGGCGCGAAGCGCCGGGCAACCGCCCCCTGCCGCGCATGTCCAATCTTTTCCTAAAGCCGGGCGCCGACAACCCTGAGCAAATCATCGGCGCCGTCGCCGATGGGATGCTGGTAACCCGCATGGGCGGCGGAGAGGTGGACACCGCGACCGGTCAATTCATGTTCGAAGTCGAGGAGGGTTGGCGCATCAAGAACGGGCGTTTGGCCGGGATGATCCGCGACGCCAATTTATTGGGCGGCGGCCCCGAGGCGTTGCGGCGCATCAGCCGTATCGGCCGGGATTTGGGCTGGGCGGTCGGCACCTGCGGCAAAGGGGGCCAACGCGTGCCCGTGTCCGATGGCCTGCCGACGATTTTGATTGATAAACTCTTGGTGGGAGGAAATGCCAAGTGA
- a CDS encoding low molecular weight protein arginine phosphatase, which translates to MKFLFVCTGNTCRSVMAEHLLKKMRGGRDIETASAGIYANPQFPIPSQVVKLLAEEGVSNLEHTPTPLDERLITWADSILVMERTHKKYIAEHFPQAAGKTFLLKEFGAEGPVSEKSRDVPDPIGSPENVYRECLEEIKNSLKNMLEKISKSAN; encoded by the coding sequence ATGAAATTTCTCTTCGTCTGCACGGGCAACACTTGCCGCAGCGTGATGGCGGAGCATTTGCTTAAAAAAATGCGCGGCGGCAGGGATATTGAAACCGCTTCAGCCGGCATTTACGCCAATCCTCAATTCCCCATCCCAAGCCAGGTCGTCAAGCTTCTGGCCGAAGAAGGCGTCTCGAATCTGGAACACACGCCCACGCCCCTTGACGAGCGGTTAATTACCTGGGCCGACAGCATTCTGGTTATGGAACGAACCCATAAAAAATACATCGCCGAACACTTCCCCCAAGCCGCCGGCAAAACCTTTCTTCTCAAAGAATTCGGCGCCGAGGGGCCGGTTTCCGAAAAAAGCCGGGATGTGCCCGATCCCATCGGCAGCCCGGAAAACGTGTACCGCGAATGTTTGGAAGAAATCAAAAATTCGCTCAAGAATATGCTCGAAAAAATCTCAAAATCCGCAAATTAA
- a CDS encoding bifunctional metallophosphatase/5'-nucleotidase: MSKKQRAWNQRSSPAVAAAFISICLFSSGVFADQTLVIYHTNDIHGYISAREATFHKENPKRLIGGFAALAAVVKKEKHPRLLLDSGDLFFASPEGNLTMGESVVTLANALGFAAGAIGNHEFDMGEKRLGEIAKKVKFPLLGANILNRLSKKSGPSAAAAAAAAAAAGETRAAPQERPEYATPYVIRDVAGLKVGLIGLITPATPTVTLPKHVRKLKFPRPVNVAKDLVAELKKQGCDLVIVLSHIGWAKAGEEFEDDKYLAKNVPGIDVILGGHSHTRLERAYQDESHKTIIIQSGSYLSAVGRLELTLDGGKKIKRFDHRLIDLWIDQVGEDPEILTIAKPYKDKVDAKLAAVVGEAKSDLFPNRDGESVLGNAIADAMRLRAKADIAMQNPGGIRSPIPAGAITLRQVYATLPFDNTIVTMELTGGQIKEIVEATLADDKGKMQISGLRLRYDPRRPKGHRLTDLRIDGKPILVTKSYLVATNSFLADGGDGYGTFLRGENKKDSGVLLRDAFVEYVRMKSPVAPGMDGRIASE; this comes from the coding sequence ATGAGCAAAAAACAACGGGCGTGGAATCAACGGTCCTCGCCGGCCGTTGCCGCCGCTTTTATTTCTATTTGTTTATTTTCTTCCGGCGTTTTCGCCGACCAGACATTGGTCATTTACCATACCAATGATATTCATGGGTATATTTCCGCCCGCGAGGCGACCTTCCATAAGGAAAATCCCAAGCGCTTGATCGGGGGTTTCGCGGCGTTGGCTGCAGTCGTCAAAAAAGAGAAACACCCGCGCCTTCTGCTTGATTCCGGCGATCTCTTTTTTGCTTCGCCGGAGGGCAATTTAACGATGGGGGAAAGCGTCGTAACCCTGGCCAACGCTTTGGGTTTTGCCGCCGGCGCCATCGGCAATCATGAGTTTGATATGGGAGAAAAACGTTTGGGGGAGATCGCCAAAAAAGTCAAATTTCCTTTATTGGGGGCCAATATTTTAAATCGCCTCTCCAAAAAAAGCGGTCCGTCCGCCGCCGCTGCGGCCGCCGCCGCGGCAGCGGCTGGGGAAACCAGGGCCGCGCCGCAAGAACGGCCCGAATACGCCACGCCTTATGTGATCCGCGATGTGGCCGGGCTCAAAGTGGGTCTCATCGGTTTGATCACGCCGGCGACGCCGACCGTGACCCTGCCGAAGCATGTTCGCAAGCTCAAATTTCCCAGGCCCGTCAATGTCGCCAAGGATTTGGTCGCCGAGCTCAAAAAACAAGGCTGCGACCTGGTTATCGTGTTGTCGCATATCGGCTGGGCCAAGGCGGGCGAGGAGTTCGAGGATGACAAATATCTGGCTAAAAACGTCCCCGGCATCGATGTGATTTTGGGCGGGCACAGCCATACCCGTTTGGAGCGGGCGTATCAGGATGAAAGCCACAAAACCATCATCATCCAAAGCGGGTCGTACCTTTCCGCGGTCGGGCGTTTGGAGTTGACGTTGGACGGCGGCAAAAAAATAAAGCGCTTTGATCATCGTCTCATCGATCTTTGGATCGATCAAGTCGGAGAGGATCCGGAAATATTAACCATCGCAAAACCATATAAGGATAAAGTCGACGCCAAGCTGGCCGCGGTCGTGGGCGAGGCTAAAAGCGATCTGTTCCCCAACCGCGACGGCGAATCGGTGTTGGGCAACGCCATCGCCGACGCCATGCGTTTGCGCGCCAAGGCGGATATCGCGATGCAGAACCCCGGCGGCATCCGTTCCCCGATCCCGGCCGGCGCCATTACGCTGCGCCAAGTTTACGCAACCTTGCCGTTCGACAATACCATCGTGACCATGGAGTTGACCGGCGGCCAGATCAAGGAAATCGTGGAAGCAACGCTGGCCGACGATAAGGGGAAGATGCAGATTTCCGGGCTTCGCCTGCGTTATGATCCCAGGCGTCCCAAAGGCCACCGTTTGACGGACCTCCGGATCGACGGCAAGCCCATCCTGGTTACCAAAAGCTACCTGGTGGCCACCAACAGTTTTTTAGCCGACGGCGGCGACGGCTACGGCACCTTTTTGCGGGGTGAAAACAAGAAGGACTCCGGGGTTTTGCTGCGCGACGCTTTTGTCGAATATGTGCGCATGAAAAGCCCGGTCGCCCCCGGCATGGACGGGAGAATCGCATCCGAGTGA
- a CDS encoding inorganic phosphate transporter, whose protein sequence is MIAIILIVALAYAFYNGLHDAPVILAQLSSSRSIRPVTALILTSAMEFLGAVFFSSMVLKTMSFANISGYWISPAAAGEIQMFALTGLLVALVFNMATWYLGFPSSSTHALFGAMTGAALALGSSGGVLLLAMGKLFVVLVASAIAGGTLGYLLTAGLHQLHIPRDLGWATVPAANGFLGSLMALLHGANDMPKSLGLFLLALGVRPLDAWAAAIEQYAPFIFAAAISLGVLFGENRILRTLGLRIFSIQPLQAFGASIVGAGTLGACTALGFPVSSTQILVGSMLGAGASQNPKAVRWLVVGEILLSWVVTLPACLVLGYITATILS, encoded by the coding sequence GTGATCGCGATTATTTTAATTGTCGCTCTCGCTTACGCTTTCTATAACGGCCTTCATGATGCCCCGGTCATCTTGGCCCAATTGTCGTCTTCCCGGAGCATTCGTCCCGTTACCGCCCTCATCCTCACCAGCGCGATGGAATTTTTAGGAGCGGTTTTCTTTTCCTCGATGGTGCTCAAGACCATGTCCTTTGCAAATATTTCCGGCTATTGGATTTCACCTGCGGCGGCCGGTGAAATCCAGATGTTCGCCCTGACCGGCCTTCTCGTGGCTCTTGTGTTCAATATGGCGACCTGGTATTTGGGATTCCCTTCCTCATCCACGCACGCCCTTTTCGGAGCCATGACCGGCGCTGCGCTGGCCTTGGGCTCGTCCGGAGGCGTGTTGTTGTTGGCTATGGGCAAGCTGTTCGTCGTTTTAGTGGCGAGCGCGATCGCCGGCGGCACGCTCGGGTATTTATTGACCGCCGGTTTGCATCAATTACACATTCCTCGCGATCTCGGCTGGGCCACCGTGCCTGCGGCCAACGGTTTTTTAGGGAGTCTCATGGCCCTTCTTCACGGCGCCAACGACATGCCCAAGAGCCTGGGCCTTTTTTTGCTGGCGTTAGGCGTGCGGCCGCTCGATGCCTGGGCCGCGGCTATCGAACAATACGCGCCTTTCATTTTCGCGGCGGCGATCAGCCTGGGCGTGCTCTTCGGTGAAAACAGAATTTTAAGAACCTTGGGCTTGCGAATTTTTTCCATCCAGCCCCTTCAGGCGTTCGGCGCCAGCATCGTGGGCGCAGGGACGCTCGGCGCCTGCACGGCGTTGGGGTTTCCGGTGTCCTCGACCCAAATTCTAGTCGGCTCCATGCTCGGCGCCGGCGCCTCTCAAAATCCCAAAGCCGTGCGCTGGCTTGTGGTCGGTGAGATTTTGCTATCTTGGGTCGTAACCCTTCCGGCTTGCCTGGTCTTGGGTTATATCACCGCAACGATCTTAAGCTGA
- a CDS encoding DUF47 family protein: protein MFWIFRKRFNFYHLLSEQAKKSRETLEALVVFMDQPGKDMREKVKLLEKEADLKRTDLVNALNASFVTPIDRADLYEFSRALDDMADYARSTVAEMTVFEVAPTPHLREMAVALENGARLLVEAVSLLPELRRRGEAIAELLIKVKKLENFTEKIYRRALRELFESTDVISILKTREIYRHLSNAADRMDQAANILGDILVKSA, encoded by the coding sequence ATGTTTTGGATTTTCCGGAAACGTTTTAATTTTTACCACCTGCTGTCCGAGCAGGCTAAGAAAAGCCGGGAAACCCTGGAAGCGCTGGTCGTGTTCATGGATCAGCCCGGCAAGGACATGCGCGAGAAGGTGAAGCTTCTGGAGAAGGAAGCGGATCTTAAAAGAACCGATCTCGTCAATGCGTTGAACGCCTCGTTCGTCACGCCGATCGATCGAGCGGATCTGTACGAATTTTCCCGCGCCTTGGACGATATGGCTGATTATGCCAGGTCCACGGTCGCGGAAATGACGGTTTTCGAAGTAGCCCCGACCCCTCACTTGAGGGAAATGGCCGTGGCCCTCGAAAACGGCGCCCGGCTTTTAGTCGAAGCGGTGAGCCTGTTGCCCGAGTTGCGCCGCCGGGGCGAGGCTATCGCCGAGCTTTTGATCAAGGTTAAAAAACTGGAAAATTTTACCGAGAAAATTTATCGCCGGGCCTTGCGCGAGCTTTTTGAGTCGACGGACGTGATTTCGATTTTGAAAACCAGGGAAATCTACCGGCATTTGTCCAACGCCGCGGACCGGATGGATCAGGCGGCCAACATCCTGGGCGATATTTTGGTGAAATCAGCATAA
- a CDS encoding protease complex subunit PrcB family protein codes for MSVAVFVLALGFGLIAADVSAQSKASATGKNKEKQAQIMEWKESFGGLPEGGHHVIRDSETWKNYWTRIRQDALPVVDFEKKMVLASFLGTKNTGGWGVEIVRVERKKKKALVRFKEIKPSGDAFVIQAVTSPYHIKVVDRFNEPVEFKALP; via the coding sequence GTGAGTGTTGCGGTTTTTGTTTTAGCGCTAGGTTTTGGGTTGATCGCTGCGGATGTTTCGGCGCAATCCAAGGCTTCGGCGACGGGCAAGAATAAGGAGAAACAGGCGCAGATTATGGAATGGAAAGAATCGTTCGGCGGCTTGCCTGAAGGCGGCCATCATGTGATCCGGGATTCCGAAACCTGGAAAAATTATTGGACGCGCATCCGTCAGGACGCTTTGCCGGTCGTGGATTTCGAAAAGAAAATGGTCTTGGCCTCGTTTTTGGGAACCAAAAACACGGGCGGCTGGGGCGTGGAAATCGTTCGCGTCGAGAGGAAAAAAAAGAAGGCGCTGGTCCGGTTTAAGGAAATTAAACCGTCCGGGGACGCCTTTGTGATTCAGGCCGTCACCAGCCCCTATCACATTAAGGTTGTGGATCGTTTCAACGAACCGGTGGAATTTAAGGCGCTTCCATGA
- the rsmI gene encoding 16S rRNA (cytidine(1402)-2'-O)-methyltransferase: MGPWPRRPRLYLPLSRQLDEPASGARGSIALLTHATGQVFVVATPIGHLQDITLRALDVLRSVDLILCEDTRVTRKLLSAHGIEGKTLMRLNEHSPAAIDRLIETMAGKTIALVSDSGTPGISDPGARFIERLSRCAQFKIIPIPGPSAAAAIMSASGLGRDGFVFLGFLPRAPRKIRKQLAACRSDRKAVVFYESPHRLTATIGLIAEAWPQSQLVIGRELTKEYEEIIRGRAADVGRALEHKGKILGEITVVWEHGGKTQNSSA, encoded by the coding sequence ATTGGTCCTTGGCCCCGAAGACCTCGATTATATCTGCCGCTTAGCCGGCAGCTTGACGAACCGGCTTCTGGCGCCCGCGGCTCCATTGCCCTGCTGACTCACGCGACCGGACAAGTCTTCGTCGTCGCCACGCCCATCGGCCATCTCCAAGACATCACGCTGCGCGCGCTCGATGTTTTACGCTCCGTGGATCTCATCCTATGCGAGGATACGCGCGTCACCAGGAAACTTCTATCCGCCCACGGCATCGAGGGTAAAACGCTTATGCGCCTCAACGAACATTCGCCGGCGGCCATCGATCGCTTGATTGAAACGATGGCCGGCAAAACGATCGCCTTGGTATCGGACAGCGGCACCCCCGGCATTTCGGACCCGGGAGCGCGTTTCATCGAGCGTCTGAGCCGTTGCGCTCAATTTAAAATTATCCCCATCCCCGGACCTTCGGCCGCAGCCGCCATCATGAGCGCGTCGGGGCTGGGCCGCGACGGTTTCGTCTTTTTGGGATTTCTTCCAAGAGCGCCCAGAAAAATCCGAAAACAACTCGCGGCTTGCCGCAGCGACCGCAAAGCCGTCGTTTTTTACGAATCCCCCCACCGCCTGACGGCCACAATCGGCTTAATCGCCGAAGCCTGGCCTCAATCGCAATTAGTCATCGGCCGCGAACTGACGAAAGAGTATGAAGAAATCATCCGCGGCCGGGCCGCCGATGTCGGGCGCGCGCTTGAACACAAAGGTAAAATCCTGGGAGAAATCACCGTAGTCTGGGAACATGGCGGCAAAACTCAAAACTCTTCCGCATGA